A part of Drosophila ananassae strain 14024-0371.13 chromosome 2R, ASM1763931v2, whole genome shotgun sequence genomic DNA contains:
- the LOC6506900 gene encoding PAN2-PAN3 deadenylation complex subunit PAN3 isoform X2 — MDPIFFSPTNGIPSESKLATYMNRQNVATSSSYGLNNGFSLLNLDSPLPANKKSQVTPQSPEFIPTRINSSPNFYAPYHSAPMQLSNGLNGVNGLTAAAAAAAAAAAAAAAAAAGAPPPVVSTSSVATVSATITKQQQQQSNGGTSMLSMQKSASIATVTIAQQQQQQQQQQQQQQQQKQQQQQQPPLGGGGAVSVASAPIAISGGGPPPNPAAAPFVSSMSAQTPLKNRGHGAMLRQESPTAAMLAGGGGGGGGGGGGGGPGEKSPPHGMTPHGASPIPTTMPASVHQENVGGTIYFYPTANAQNNQPVVNSVVVDTTHPAHHGVSAVAPMNAVGGVPPTMFYTGHVYPGPASNVMTMHPKTQLESAFFIPDEMRSEILARNEISNLIMDAAEAAQHALPMEVDNYHALYPLEPPAQPLHAKLTLPASTYRATHNTTGYKYCLRRLHGFRLQSTKCMTLVEMWKKLQHTNVVQLREVFTTKAFGDNSLVLVYDYYPGSQTLLAKYFTPAPDTNGYSDPFQGDARPFSHKSNIQRSNSGPLLPESTIWSIIMQLTAGLRAIHQAGLACKVLDPTKIIVTGKRVRFSSCCISDITQFDPNAANPLALVNMHQQDDLTALGRLVLALACRCLQSVQRDNVQSSIDMVTRNYSTDLRNFIVYLFTTNNRRSVTDLMPMIGARFYTQLDALQSQIDMQEDELAKEMENGRLYRILVKLNSINERPNFNLDFTWSETGDRYMLKLFRDYLFHSVTEDGRPWLDHAHIVQCLNKLDAGSIERVQLMSRDEQSVLIVSYSELKNCLEKAFSELMSTTN; from the exons ATGGATCCAATTTTCTTCTCGCCAACGAATGGTATACCGTCAGAGAGTAAACTCGCCACCTATATG AACCGCCAGAATGTCGCCACATCGAGCAGTTATGGCCTGAACAACGGGTTCTCGCTTCTTAACCTGGACTCGCCCCTACCCGCTAATAAGAAGTCCCAG GTCACACCACAGTCGCCAGAGTTCATTCCAACACGCATCAACTCGTCCCCCAACTTCTACGCACCATATCACAGCGCTCCTATGCAATTGAGTAATGGACTCAATGGCGTCAATGGGTTAACAGCAGCGGCCgccgcagccgcagccgcagcagcagcagcagcagccgccgccgccggtGCACCGCCGCCAGTTGTGTCCACATCCTCGGTGGCCACCGTATCCGCCACCATAActaaacagcaacagcaacagtccAACGGCGGCACCTCCATGCTCTCGATGCAGAAATCTGCCTCCATTGCCACTGTCACCATtgcacaacagcaacagcagcaacaacagcagcaacaacaacaacagcaacaaaaacaacaacaacaacaacaaccacctCTAGGGGGCGGAGGAGCAGTATCGGTAGCATCAGCTCCCATAGCTATCAGTGGCGGCGGTCCACCGCCGAATCCCGCTGCAGCGCCCTTCGTCAGCAGCATGTCGGCCCAGACACCACTCAAGAACCGGGGCCACGGAGCGATGTTGCGCCAGGAGTCACCCACGGCGGCCATGCTGGcgggcggtggtggtggcggcggcggcggaggaggaggcggtggcCCGGGGGAGAAATCACCGCCCCACGGAATGACACCACACGGCGCCTCACCCATACCCACCACCATGCCGGCGAGCGTCCATCAG GAGAACGTCGGCGGCACCATCTACTTCTATCCAACTGCCAACGCACAGAACAACCAGCCGGTCGTCAATTCAGTTGTGGTGGACACCACTCATCCCGCCCACCACGGCGTCAGTGCCGTGGCGCCGATGAACGCTGTCGGCGGGGTGCCGCCCACAATGTTCTACACGGGGCATGTGTATCCGGGTCCGGCCTCCAACGTGATGACCATGCACCCGAAAACCCAGCTGGAGTCCGCCTTCTTCATACCCGACGAGATGCGCTCCGAAATTCTTGCCCGCAACGAGATCTCTAACCTGATCATGGACGCAGCAGAGGCGGCCCAGCACGCCCTCCCCATGGAGGTGGACAACTACCATGCCCTATATCCCCTGGAACCGCCGGCCCAGCCCTTGCACGCCAAACTAACACTTCCCGCCAGCACGTACCGGGCCACGCACAATACCACTGGCTACAAGTACTGCCTGCGAAGGTTGCACG GGTTCCGCCTGCAGTCGACCAAGTGCATGACGCTGGTGGAGATGTGGAAGAAGCTGCAGCACACGAACGTGGTACAATTGCGTGAGGTGTTTACGACGAAAGCATTTGGTGATAATT CTTTAGTATTAGTTTACGACTATTATCCCGGCTCACAGACACTGCTGGCCAAGTACTTCACTCCAGCGCCAGATACCAACGGCTACTCTGATCCATTCCAAGGCGATGCCCGCCCCTTCAG TCATAAGAGCAACATACAGCGATCGAACAGCGGCCCTTTGCTGCCGGAGTCCACCATCTGGTCGATCATCATGCAGCTGACCGCCGGCCTGAGAGCCATCCACCAGGCAGGTCTGGCCTGCAA GGTTCTGGATCCCACCAAGATTATAGTTACGGGAAAGAGAGTGAGGTTTAGTTCGTGCTGCATCTCGGATATCACGCAATTCGACCCCAACGCAGCCAATCCACTAGCCTTGGTTAATATGCACCAGCAG GATGATCTGACCGCTCTGGGTCGCTTAGTATTAGCTTTGGCCTGCCGCTGTCTCCAATCCGTACAACGCGACAATGTCCAGTCTAGCATCGACATGGTCACCCGAAACTACTCCACCGATCTGCGTAACTTTATAGT TTACCTCTTTACCACTAATAATCGTCGCTCGGTGACCGATCTGATGCCCATGATTGGAGCCCGTTTCTATACGCAACTGGATGCATTACAAAGCCAGATAGACATGCAGGAGGATGAGTTGGCCAAGGAGATGGAGAACGGGCGGTTGTATCGCATTTTGGTCAAACTAAATAGCATTAATGAGCGGCCCAA CTTTAATCTGGACTTTACTTGGTCTGAGACTGGTGATAGATACATGTTGAAATTATTCCGCGATTATTTGTTCCATTCCGTAACCGAGGATGGCCGGCCCTGGCTAGATCACGCACATATTGTACAATGCCTCAACAAGCTGGATGCTGGCTCCATAGAGCGC GTGCAACTGATGTCGCGCGATGAGCAGTCGGTGCTTATCGTCTCCTATTCAGAACTCAAGAATTGTCTGGAGAAGGCCTTCTCCGAACTGATGTCCACGACCAACTGA